A single window of Fischerella sp. PCC 9605 DNA harbors:
- a CDS encoding HAD-IC family P-type ATPase — protein sequence MVQTISSVGLPQEQPKVWHTLETATAIAYLETDLEKGLSSVEAKRRLTDFGANELTAKKGKPWWLKFLLQFNQPLLIILLGAGLVKAISGSFVNAGVIWGVTTTNAIIGFIQESKAESAIAALAKAITTETTVIRDGKKLRVQSRELVPGDLVMLASGDKVPADLRLVQVRNLQVDESALTGESVAVEKNTQILKADTPLAERKNMAYAGGFVTFGQAMGIVVATGNATETGRISQLMERHTDLSTPLTRKFDKFSQSWLRVVLGLATLTFVVGLSYRDLQDALEAAVTLTVSAIPEGLPAVVTVTLAIGVSRMAQRHAIIRKLPAVETLGSATVVCSDKTGTLTENQMTVQAIYAGGHQYEVTGVGYAPEGEILVNDQPISLNSEKGLQECLIAGLLCNDSHLEKKNGKWVVVGDPTEGALITSAKKAGFSQSALANEMPRLDGIPFESEFQYMATLHETPRGKIIYVKGSAEAILKRCTLLLSTDGQPHPIDCVETFRQTTIEREVNIMARQGLRVLALAKKSVSNDQITVDHGDIDTGLIFLGLQGMIDPPRESATKAVQACQEAGIQVKMITGDHAVTAQAIARRMGINKNGSVLAFTGAELAQMDKQELAHVAEEGVVFARVAPEQKLRLVEALQSKGEIVAMTGDGVNDAPALKQADIGIAMGGAGTEVAKEAADMLLTDDNFASIEAAVEEGRAVYKNLLKAIYFILPVNGGESMTILLSTLLSRELPILSLQVLWLNMLNSITMTVPLAFEPKAKNVMKQPPRHPNEPLLSSSRMKRILAISLFNWIVIFGVFEYIEYTTGNLNLARTMAINSLIAGRIFYLLSISQLIPNLIAKMDGTIEENVDIPAIGFGIVGAIILQIIFAHVPLINQVFETAPLNFQQWLFCLAVGSPMIIWAAVVNKIDPPN from the coding sequence ATGGTTCAAACTATATCTTCAGTCGGACTGCCCCAAGAGCAGCCCAAAGTTTGGCATACTTTAGAAACTGCGACAGCGATCGCCTACTTAGAAACTGACTTAGAAAAAGGTTTGAGTAGTGTTGAGGCGAAACGGCGGTTAACTGATTTTGGTGCGAATGAACTAACAGCGAAGAAAGGCAAACCTTGGTGGTTGAAATTTTTGCTGCAATTTAACCAGCCACTGCTGATAATTTTGCTGGGTGCGGGATTAGTCAAAGCGATCTCAGGCAGTTTTGTGAATGCTGGGGTGATTTGGGGTGTTACTACCACCAACGCCATCATTGGATTTATACAGGAATCCAAAGCTGAAAGTGCGATCGCGGCACTAGCCAAAGCCATTACTACAGAAACTACTGTGATTCGTGATGGTAAGAAATTACGCGTACAATCCCGAGAGTTAGTACCAGGCGATTTAGTCATGCTTGCCTCTGGTGACAAAGTGCCAGCAGATTTGCGGTTAGTGCAAGTACGAAATTTACAAGTTGATGAATCAGCACTCACAGGTGAGTCAGTAGCGGTAGAAAAAAATACCCAAATTTTAAAGGCTGACACTCCCTTGGCTGAGCGTAAAAATATGGCTTATGCAGGTGGTTTCGTCACCTTTGGACAAGCGATGGGTATTGTAGTTGCCACAGGAAATGCCACCGAAACAGGTCGAATTTCCCAACTAATGGAACGTCATACCGACCTTTCCACACCCTTAACTCGGAAATTTGATAAATTCAGCCAAAGTTGGTTACGGGTGGTATTGGGATTGGCAACCCTGACGTTTGTGGTGGGACTCAGCTATAGAGATTTGCAAGATGCCCTAGAAGCGGCTGTAACTTTAACCGTCAGTGCCATTCCCGAGGGACTACCAGCAGTAGTGACAGTAACACTGGCAATTGGTGTTTCCCGCATGGCGCAGCGGCACGCGATCATTCGCAAGTTGCCAGCAGTGGAGACTTTAGGGAGTGCGACTGTTGTCTGTTCTGATAAAACTGGCACCCTGACAGAAAATCAGATGACTGTGCAAGCAATCTACGCGGGAGGACATCAGTATGAAGTTACTGGTGTAGGTTATGCACCAGAAGGAGAAATCCTGGTAAATGACCAACCAATTAGCTTGAACAGCGAGAAAGGTTTACAAGAATGCCTGATCGCCGGATTATTGTGCAATGATTCTCACTTAGAAAAGAAGAATGGCAAGTGGGTAGTAGTTGGCGATCCAACAGAGGGGGCATTAATTACCTCTGCGAAAAAAGCAGGTTTTAGCCAGTCTGCCTTAGCAAACGAAATGCCTAGACTGGATGGAATACCCTTTGAGTCTGAGTTTCAGTACATGGCAACTTTGCACGAAACTCCCAGGGGTAAGATTATTTATGTCAAAGGTTCAGCAGAGGCAATTCTCAAGCGCTGTACGCTGTTGCTAAGTACTGATGGACAACCCCACCCTATAGACTGTGTAGAAACTTTTCGCCAAACAACGATTGAGCGAGAAGTGAATATTATGGCACGGCAGGGGTTGCGAGTACTAGCGCTGGCAAAAAAGTCAGTAAGCAACGATCAAATCACAGTAGATCATGGCGATATTGATACTGGCTTAATTTTTTTAGGATTGCAGGGGATGATAGATCCACCTCGCGAAAGTGCAACGAAAGCAGTACAAGCCTGTCAAGAAGCGGGAATTCAAGTCAAGATGATTACGGGCGATCATGCTGTAACGGCCCAAGCAATAGCTAGACGCATGGGAATTAATAAAAATGGTTCTGTTCTGGCATTTACTGGTGCAGAACTAGCACAGATGGATAAACAAGAATTGGCACATGTAGCAGAAGAAGGTGTAGTATTTGCTCGTGTTGCACCAGAACAAAAGCTGCGTTTAGTGGAAGCTTTGCAGTCAAAAGGCGAGATAGTCGCTATGACTGGGGATGGTGTCAATGACGCACCTGCATTAAAACAAGCAGACATTGGTATTGCGATGGGCGGTGCTGGTACGGAAGTTGCTAAAGAAGCAGCGGATATGCTGCTTACCGATGATAATTTTGCTTCGATTGAAGCAGCGGTGGAAGAAGGACGGGCGGTTTACAAGAATCTTTTAAAAGCGATTTATTTTATTCTCCCTGTCAATGGTGGGGAGTCAATGACAATTTTGTTAAGCACCTTGTTGTCAAGAGAGTTGCCGATTTTGTCGTTACAAGTTCTTTGGTTAAATATGCTGAATTCTATCACGATGACAGTGCCTTTAGCTTTTGAACCAAAGGCAAAAAACGTGATGAAACAGCCGCCTCGTCATCCCAACGAACCGTTACTTTCGAGTAGCCGGATGAAGCGGATTTTGGCAATTTCTCTGTTTAACTGGATTGTTATCTTTGGGGTTTTTGAATATATTGAGTACACCACAGGTAATTTAAATTTAGCCCGGACGATGGCGATAAATTCTTTGATTGCAGGGCGGATTTTTTATCTGTTGAGTATTAGTCAACTAATACCGAATTTGATTGCCAAGATGGATGGTACGATTGAAGAGAATGTGGATATTCCGGC
- a CDS encoding zinc-dependent alcohol dehydrogenase family protein, whose amino-acid sequence MKVYELQSKAGIDALKLVERPEPRPESGQVLVRVKATSLNYRDLIVAEGSYGSGQKYPLIPMSDGAGEVVAVGEGVTRVKVGDRVAGIFFQAWIDGQLNREKMKSDLGGGIDGMLAEYVVLHQDGLVIIPDHLSYEEGATLPCAAVTAWHALVTKGNIGAGETILLLGTGGVSIFALQFAKIHGARVIITSSSDEKLARAKELGADETINYKINPDWEKKVYELSDRTGADHVVEVGGAGTLPKSLQAVRIAGRVSLIGVLSGRGAQVDPLPILFKSLTVQGIYVGSRKMFEAMNQTISQHQIKPVIDRVFPFSEAQAAYRYLQSGSHFGKVVIQVSS is encoded by the coding sequence ATGAAAGTTTACGAACTTCAAAGTAAGGCAGGCATTGATGCACTGAAATTGGTTGAACGACCGGAACCCAGACCCGAATCAGGCCAAGTTCTTGTGCGCGTAAAGGCAACGTCCTTGAATTACCGTGACTTGATTGTTGCTGAAGGAAGTTATGGATCTGGACAGAAATACCCTCTGATTCCTATGTCCGATGGTGCGGGTGAAGTTGTAGCCGTGGGTGAAGGGGTAACACGAGTAAAAGTAGGCGATCGCGTGGCGGGAATTTTCTTTCAAGCCTGGATCGATGGTCAACTCAACCGAGAGAAGATGAAATCGGATTTGGGGGGTGGTATTGATGGCATGCTGGCTGAATATGTCGTTTTACACCAAGATGGATTAGTAATAATACCTGACCACCTATCCTACGAAGAAGGTGCTACCTTACCCTGTGCAGCCGTTACAGCATGGCATGCCTTAGTAACTAAAGGTAATATCGGTGCAGGCGAAACCATCTTATTACTCGGTACAGGAGGAGTATCTATATTTGCCCTCCAGTTTGCCAAGATACACGGCGCGAGGGTAATTATTACTTCTAGCAGCGACGAGAAATTAGCACGCGCTAAAGAATTAGGCGCTGATGAGACGATTAACTATAAAATAAATCCCGATTGGGAAAAGAAAGTTTATGAACTCAGCGATCGCACTGGTGCAGATCATGTAGTAGAAGTAGGTGGCGCTGGGACTTTACCAAAATCTCTGCAAGCGGTGCGAATTGCAGGACGTGTTAGCTTGATTGGTGTACTCTCTGGTAGAGGAGCACAGGTAGATCCTTTACCCATACTCTTTAAAAGTCTAACAGTACAGGGGATTTATGTAGGTAGTCGGAAAATGTTTGAGGCAATGAATCAGACAATTTCTCAGCATCAAATCAAACCCGTAATAGATAGGGTGTTTCCGTTTAGCGAAGCGCAGGCTGCTTACCGTTACCTGCAAAGTGGATCTCATTTTGGAAAAGTGGTGATTCAAGTGAGTAGTTAG
- a CDS encoding ribbon-helix-helix domain-containing protein, translated as MMSGDVSKRFTVTLPDSVFEDLEVLADAQGRPTANLAAFLIEIGIKQAKEQGEFPDKQKNSSTAKKAKEDA; from the coding sequence ATGATGAGTGGCGACGTGAGCAAACGATTTACTGTAACTCTTCCGGACTCAGTATTTGAAGATTTAGAGGTGTTGGCAGATGCACAAGGCAGGCCAACAGCCAACCTTGCAGCTTTTTTGATTGAAATTGGTATCAAACAGGCTAAAGAACAAGGCGAATTTCCAGATAAACAAAAAAATTCCTCCACAGCAAAGAAGGCTAAGGAGGATGCATGA
- a CDS encoding PAS domain S-box protein, producing the protein MFPGKLGGEVTIVTIKILLVDDCLEDRETYRRYLLGDNQHTYSILETETGEQGLELCQQQFPDVILLDYLLPDMDGLEFLNELKTQLGQTNLPVIILTGQGDEQVAVQAMKNGAADYLVKRNTTSESLCLAIENVLERTRLRRQLLESEKRFQATFNQAAVGIAHVGLDGQWLLVNQKLCDIVGYTREELNRLTFQDITHPDDLNADLEYASRILAGEIETYSLEKRYIRKDNTHIWINLTVSLVREASGEPKYFISVIQDITARKQAQAALQQAHAELERRVQERTSELQQANEELQTTLEELQVAEEELRQQNEEMAVGRQAIELERQRYQDLFEFAPDGYLVTDTQGNIREANRTAATLLSIQQQRLIGKPLFVFIANPERKAFQTRFAQLQPMQNWEVYLKPHKGDPFPATIAVSSIHDEQGQQVGWRWLLRDISDRKQAEQKIREQAALLDVTTDAIFVRDLECRILYWNRGAERLYGWLAAEVLGRNCSEFLYKQISPQIEEAFRTVVNQGEWHGELKKIAKSGQEIIVQSRWTLMRDGAGQPKSILAVDTDITEKKQLQQQFYRVQRLESLGTLASGIAHDLNNILTPILAVAQLLPLKLPNLDEQNRQLLKILEDNSKRGADLVKQILSFARGAEGKRIPLQPRHLLKEIERIVKNTFPKSIEICIDIPTPNLWTVSADPTQIHQVLMNLCVNARDAMPNGGTLTISAENLFVDENYARMNLEAKVGDYVVITVSDTGCGMPQEVLERIFEPFFTTKEPGKGTGLGLSTVIGIIKNHGGFINVYSEVGKGSQFKMYLSASDTGAILSADDSEMARGNGELILVVDDEVSVRDVTKASLLNYNYRVLTASDGIEAFSLYAQHKNEISLVLMDMQMPSIDGLNAIRVLQQMNPSIKIIAISGLASNLKLLKASGIGVQAFLLKPYTIKELLNTIKQVFFYAFLLRAP; encoded by the coding sequence GTGTTTCCTGGTAAACTCGGGGGAGAAGTGACGATTGTTACAATTAAAATTTTACTAGTTGATGACTGCCTGGAAGACCGAGAAACCTACCGCCGCTACCTATTGGGGGATAACCAACACACCTACAGTATTTTAGAGACAGAGACTGGGGAACAGGGTCTAGAATTGTGTCAGCAGCAATTTCCCGACGTGATTTTGCTTGATTATCTGCTGCCAGACATGGATGGGCTGGAGTTTCTCAACGAGTTGAAAACTCAGTTAGGTCAAACAAACCTTCCAGTCATCATACTAACGGGTCAGGGAGATGAACAGGTAGCAGTACAGGCGATGAAAAACGGTGCTGCTGACTACTTGGTTAAAAGAAATACAACATCAGAGAGCCTTTGTCTTGCTATTGAAAATGTACTAGAAAGAACTCGTTTGCGTAGGCAGCTTCTTGAGAGCGAAAAACGTTTCCAGGCTACATTCAACCAAGCAGCTGTTGGTATCGCCCACGTAGGACTAGATGGACAATGGTTACTGGTGAATCAGAAGCTTTGCGACATTGTGGGTTATACTCGCGAGGAATTGAATCGGCTAACTTTCCAAGATATAACACATCCCGATGACCTCAATGCCGATTTGGAGTATGCTAGCCGGATATTGGCTGGTGAAATAGAAACGTATTCGCTAGAGAAACGTTACATTCGTAAAGATAATACCCATATTTGGATTAATTTAACCGTCTCCCTAGTTAGGGAAGCATCTGGTGAACCAAAATATTTTATCTCTGTTATTCAAGATATTACTGCCCGCAAGCAAGCCCAAGCAGCACTGCAACAAGCTCATGCGGAGTTAGAAAGGCGAGTGCAAGAGCGAACCAGCGAACTCCAGCAAGCCAACGAGGAATTGCAAACAACACTGGAAGAACTACAAGTCGCTGAAGAGGAATTGCGCCAGCAGAATGAAGAAATGGCTGTAGGTCGTCAAGCAATAGAATTGGAGCGCCAGCGTTACCAGGATTTGTTCGAGTTCGCTCCGGATGGATACTTAGTAACTGATACTCAGGGAAATATTCGAGAGGCAAACCGTACAGCAGCTACCTTGCTCTCCATACAACAGCAGCGTTTAATCGGCAAACCACTGTTTGTCTTTATTGCCAACCCAGAACGCAAGGCTTTTCAGACTCGATTCGCACAGTTGCAGCCGATGCAGAACTGGGAAGTTTACCTCAAGCCACACAAAGGAGATCCTTTCCCGGCGACGATCGCTGTGAGTAGTATACATGACGAACAGGGTCAGCAAGTGGGTTGGCGCTGGCTGCTCCGCGACATTAGCGATCGCAAACAGGCAGAACAGAAAATCCGCGAACAGGCTGCTTTGCTTGATGTCACTACCGATGCCATTTTTGTCCGCGATTTAGAATGTCGGATCTTATACTGGAATCGTGGCGCTGAGCGTCTGTACGGCTGGCTGGCAGCAGAAGTACTAGGTAGAAATTGTTCCGAGTTTTTATACAAGCAAATATCACCTCAAATCGAAGAGGCTTTCAGAACTGTTGTCAATCAAGGAGAATGGCACGGCGAGCTAAAGAAAATCGCGAAATCGGGACAAGAAATTATCGTCCAAAGTCGCTGGACACTCATGCGCGATGGTGCGGGACAACCAAAATCTATCCTCGCCGTTGATACCGACATCACCGAGAAAAAACAACTCCAGCAACAGTTTTATCGGGTACAACGCCTAGAGAGCCTCGGAACCTTAGCAAGCGGTATTGCCCATGATTTGAATAACATACTGACGCCCATTCTGGCAGTCGCTCAACTGCTGCCACTTAAACTTCCCAATCTTGATGAGCAAAATCGGCAACTGCTGAAAATCCTGGAAGACAACTCTAAACGCGGTGCAGATCTCGTCAAGCAAATTCTATCGTTTGCACGAGGTGCGGAAGGGAAGCGGATTCCTCTACAACCAAGACACCTGCTCAAAGAAATTGAGCGGATTGTCAAAAATACATTTCCCAAATCAATTGAAATCTGCATTGATATACCAACGCCAAATCTTTGGACTGTCTCGGCAGATCCCACGCAAATACATCAGGTGTTGATGAACTTGTGTGTAAATGCTCGTGATGCTATGCCTAATGGAGGCACTCTCACTATTTCTGCTGAAAATCTATTTGTTGATGAAAACTATGCCAGAATGAATCTGGAGGCAAAAGTGGGTGACTACGTGGTTATAACCGTGTCGGATACAGGATGCGGTATGCCACAAGAGGTACTGGAGAGAATTTTTGAACCCTTTTTCACAACCAAAGAACCAGGCAAAGGCACAGGGTTAGGTCTTTCTACGGTTATTGGTATCATCAAAAACCACGGTGGTTTTATCAATGTCTATAGTGAAGTAGGCAAAGGCAGCCAATTTAAGATGTACTTGAGTGCCAGTGACACAGGGGCAATACTATCAGCTGATGACTCCGAGATGGCTAGAGGAAACGGCGAATTAATTCTGGTTGTGGATGACGAAGTATCTGTTCGAGATGTTACCAAAGCCTCACTTTTAAACTACAACTACAGAGTCCTGACTGCCAGTGATGGCATTGAAGCGTTCTCACTCTACGCCCAACACAAAAATGAAATTAGCTTGGTGTTGATGGATATGCAGATGCCATCGATAGATGGGTTAAATGCTATTCGCGTTCTGCAACAAATGAATCCCTCTATCAAAATTATTGCCATTAGCGGACTCGCATCTAATCTTAAGCTTTTAAAAGCTAGTGGTATTGGCGTGCAAGCATTTTTATTGAAACCATACACCATTAAAGAATTATTAAATACTATTAAACAAGTTTTTTTTTACGCATTTTTACTGAGGGCACCGTGA
- a CDS encoding DUF4332 domain-containing protein: MPSKHKPPVSAVQSCDWPIEQLPGLSPEEKSQLQNCGITTTKALVEQGKTPQARLMLANKLQIHLQYVNKWVALADLARIPSVGTQYCGLLLHAGVGSVALLATLPIHRLHQQILRLQVATMQRRDLCPSVEQVQQWSQQAVKIMNYEL, encoded by the coding sequence ATGCCTTCTAAACATAAACCGCCAGTCAGTGCTGTGCAATCCTGCGACTGGCCGATTGAACAATTACCAGGATTGTCACCAGAGGAAAAATCCCAACTCCAAAACTGCGGCATTACCACCACAAAAGCACTTGTCGAACAAGGTAAAACTCCACAGGCTAGGCTCATGCTGGCAAATAAATTGCAAATCCATCTTCAATATGTTAATAAATGGGTGGCGTTGGCGGATTTGGCGCGGATTCCTAGCGTTGGCACTCAATATTGTGGATTATTACTTCATGCTGGTGTTGGTTCTGTGGCGCTGCTGGCGACTCTTCCCATCCACAGATTGCATCAGCAAATTTTGCGCTTACAGGTGGCGACAATGCAACGGCGGGATTTATGCCCTTCTGTTGAGCAAGTACAGCAGTGGAGTCAGCAAGCGGTAAAAATTATGAATTATGAATTATGA
- a CDS encoding TetR/AcrR family transcriptional regulator, which produces MRVFNSSPPSEAQTRSRILQAARRLFASQGFDGTTTRDLAQAAGVAEGTLFRHFPNKKAILVEVATAGWVEILTDLLTELSEMGSYKAVAQVMRRRMWNMQKNADLMRVCFMEAQFHPDLRDRIQSEVIAKMTDVAEAFFQTAMDRGIYRQMDAKLVAKVFLGMFAIAGFSHNTLMEPNAPPEKMQQMAEGLADIFLNGVLARE; this is translated from the coding sequence ATGCGTGTTTTTAATTCTTCCCCGCCATCAGAGGCGCAAACGCGTAGCCGCATTTTACAAGCGGCAAGGCGGTTGTTTGCGTCCCAGGGATTTGATGGCACTACCACTCGCGATTTAGCACAAGCAGCAGGCGTGGCGGAAGGAACGCTATTCCGCCATTTTCCCAATAAAAAGGCAATTTTGGTGGAGGTAGCTACTGCTGGCTGGGTGGAGATTCTCACCGATCTGCTCACAGAATTAAGTGAAATGGGCAGTTATAAGGCAGTCGCTCAAGTGATGCGCCGTCGGATGTGGAACATGCAAAAAAATGCCGACTTAATGCGGGTGTGTTTTATGGAGGCGCAGTTTCACCCCGACTTACGCGATCGCATCCAATCAGAAGTGATTGCCAAAATGACCGATGTTGCCGAAGCTTTCTTCCAAACCGCAATGGATAGAGGCATTTATCGCCAAATGGATGCGAAATTGGTGGCAAAAGTTTTTTTAGGAATGTTTGCGATCGCCGGCTTTTCTCACAACACCCTGATGGAACCCAACGCCCCTCCCGAAAAAATGCAGCAAATGGCAGAAGGACTTGCTGATATCTTTCTCAATGGCGTACTGGCTAGGGAATAG
- a CDS encoding M16 family metallopeptidase has product MNQLYCSYQIQVRKKATQLIVTLLLALTLAWGLLPPVAFAKTQTPPPQSSIKPYLDRVMKQLTEFRLDNGMKFIVFERHQAPVVSFVTYADVGGIDEPDGKTGVAHFLEHLAFKGTTRIGTKDYKTEKPLLDELDRLAEQIQTAKAAGKKDEVVKLTAEFEKVEAQAAKLVQQNDLGRIVEQAGGVGLNANTSTEATRYLYSFPSNKLELWMSLESERFLEPVFREFYKEKDVILEERRLRVENSPIGMMLEKFIDAAFKVHPYRRPVIGYDEDIRNLTREDVQKFFDTHYVPSNLTIAIVGDVKPAEVKKLAQIYFGRYKAKPKPDENLPAEPQQKQTREVALKLNSQPWYLEGYHRPAVTHPDNVVYDIMGRLLSDGRTSRLYSSLVEKQRLALSAQGFSGFPGDKYPNLMLFYALTAPGHTVDEVAVALRKEIDRLKTEPVSAIELERVKTQARAELLRTLDSNMGMAQQLLEYEVKTGSWRNLFKELDKLEAVTAADIQRVAQATFTPQNRTIGKLLSQQG; this is encoded by the coding sequence ATGAACCAGTTGTATTGCTCATACCAAATTCAAGTCCGAAAAAAAGCAACTCAGCTAATAGTCACGTTGCTTTTAGCACTAACCTTGGCGTGGGGGTTGCTACCACCAGTTGCTTTCGCTAAAACCCAAACTCCACCACCTCAAAGCTCGATTAAACCCTATTTGGATCGAGTGATGAAGCAACTGACGGAGTTTCGCCTCGACAATGGTATGAAATTCATTGTCTTTGAACGCCATCAAGCACCTGTAGTTTCTTTTGTTACTTATGCTGATGTAGGCGGTATAGATGAACCAGATGGAAAAACAGGTGTAGCACACTTTCTAGAGCATTTAGCTTTCAAAGGCACAACCAGAATTGGTACAAAAGATTACAAAACCGAAAAACCGCTGCTAGACGAATTGGATCGGTTGGCTGAGCAAATTCAAACTGCGAAAGCAGCTGGCAAAAAAGATGAGGTTGTTAAGTTAACAGCCGAATTTGAGAAAGTGGAAGCGCAAGCCGCCAAGCTTGTCCAGCAAAATGATTTAGGGCGAATTGTTGAACAGGCAGGAGGTGTGGGTTTAAATGCCAATACTTCCACAGAAGCCACTCGTTATTTATACAGCTTCCCTTCTAACAAGTTGGAATTGTGGATGTCACTGGAGTCTGAACGGTTTTTGGAACCTGTATTTCGGGAATTTTATAAAGAAAAAGATGTCATTTTAGAGGAGCGACGCCTGCGGGTGGAAAATTCACCCATAGGCATGATGTTGGAAAAATTTATTGATGCGGCTTTCAAAGTCCATCCCTACAGGCGTCCGGTGATTGGTTATGACGAAGATATCCGCAACTTAACACGGGAAGATGTCCAGAAGTTTTTCGACACGCACTATGTACCAAGCAATTTAACTATCGCCATTGTGGGAGATGTCAAACCCGCTGAAGTCAAAAAACTGGCGCAAATTTACTTTGGGCGGTACAAAGCCAAACCAAAACCTGATGAAAATCTGCCAGCAGAACCACAGCAAAAACAAACCCGGGAAGTGGCGTTAAAGTTAAATTCTCAACCTTGGTATTTAGAAGGCTATCATCGTCCAGCAGTTACCCATCCAGATAACGTAGTGTATGACATTATGGGTAGATTACTGAGTGACGGACGGACATCGCGCTTATATAGTTCTTTGGTGGAAAAGCAGCGGTTGGCACTTTCAGCCCAGGGTTTCAGCGGATTTCCGGGAGATAAGTATCCGAATCTGATGTTATTTTATGCTCTCACGGCTCCCGGTCATACAGTTGACGAGGTGGCAGTGGCGTTGCGAAAAGAAATTGACAGACTCAAGACTGAACCAGTGTCAGCTATTGAGTTAGAACGGGTGAAAACGCAAGCCAGAGCAGAATTGTTGCGAACGCTCGATTCTAATATGGGTATGGCGCAGCAATTGTTGGAATACGAAGTGAAAACTGGTTCTTGGCGAAATTTGTTTAAGGAGTTGGATAAATTAGAAGCCGTGACGGCTGCTGATATTCAACGGGTAGCACAAGCAACTTTTACGCCCCAAAATCGTACTATTGGCAAGCTGTTGTCGCAGCAAGGATGA
- a CDS encoding M16 family metallopeptidase — protein sequence MTISNFKLMIPNGKRLVYTLVVAFAFVLLTFNFSWAATAAKHYTELQFAPLPEVKLPKYERYQLNNGIVVYLMQDRELPLVKGGAMIRTGDRWEPTDKVGLAELTGKVIRTGGTVSHTPDEINQMLEQRAASVEISVNESSGTASFEALSEDTETVLGLFAEILREPVFAQDKLELAKTQARGQIARRNDTPDQIAQREFTKLIYGKESPYARTTEYATINNISRQDLVKFYQQYFYPNNMILGIVGDFDPKKMKSLIQAKFGDWKANPNLTKPQLPEVTQANKGGVFFVNQPQLTQSNILIGHLGGQFNSPDYPALDVLSGVLNGFGGRLFNEVRSRQGLAYSVYGYWSPRHDYPGMFIAGGQTRSDATVQFVKALQTEIKRLQTQQVTPKELAFAKESTLNSFVFNFEDPAQVLSRLMRYEYYGYPSDFLFRYQKAVAATTAADVQRVAQQYLKPDALITLVVGNQTAIKPPLTQLATQVTPIDVTIPGSPQPQAKN from the coding sequence ATGACGATTTCAAATTTCAAACTTATGATTCCGAATGGGAAACGGTTGGTTTATACACTGGTTGTTGCTTTTGCCTTTGTACTTTTGACTTTTAATTTCTCTTGGGCGGCAACAGCAGCAAAGCATTATACGGAGTTGCAGTTTGCACCACTGCCTGAGGTAAAGTTACCAAAGTACGAGCGGTATCAGTTAAATAACGGCATAGTTGTTTATTTGATGCAAGATCGCGAATTGCCCTTGGTAAAGGGTGGGGCGATGATTCGTACTGGCGATCGCTGGGAACCGACAGATAAAGTTGGTTTGGCTGAGTTGACAGGTAAGGTAATACGAACTGGGGGAACTGTTTCCCATACGCCCGACGAAATCAACCAAATGTTAGAACAACGGGCAGCTTCAGTAGAAATCAGTGTTAATGAAAGTAGTGGCACTGCAAGTTTTGAAGCGCTCAGCGAAGATACAGAAACAGTGCTAGGTTTGTTTGCTGAGATACTGCGAGAACCAGTGTTTGCTCAGGATAAACTGGAGTTGGCAAAGACGCAGGCACGTGGGCAGATCGCACGTCGTAATGATACTCCAGATCAGATTGCTCAGCGAGAATTTACGAAATTGATTTATGGCAAGGAAAGTCCTTACGCCCGTACGACTGAGTATGCAACGATAAATAATATTTCTCGTCAGGATTTAGTGAAGTTTTACCAGCAGTACTTTTACCCCAATAATATGATTTTGGGGATTGTGGGGGATTTTGACCCCAAGAAAATGAAATCGCTAATTCAAGCTAAGTTTGGTGACTGGAAAGCCAACCCAAATTTAACTAAACCCCAATTGCCAGAAGTGACACAAGCCAATAAAGGTGGTGTGTTTTTTGTTAATCAACCACAACTGACTCAGAGTAATATTCTCATCGGACATTTGGGAGGACAGTTTAACAGTCCCGATTATCCTGCATTGGATGTGTTAAGTGGGGTGTTAAATGGCTTTGGCGGACGCTTGTTTAATGAAGTGCGATCGCGTCAGGGGTTAGCTTACTCAGTATACGGTTACTGGAGTCCCCGCCATGACTACCCCGGTATGTTCATTGCTGGTGGACAAACGCGATCGGACGCAACTGTGCAGTTTGTGAAAGCCCTGCAAACAGAAATCAAACGCCTGCAAACTCAACAAGTAACGCCAAAAGAATTAGCTTTTGCTAAGGAGTCTACTCTCAATTCGTTTGTTTTCAATTTTGAAGATCCTGCTCAAGTCTTGTCACGCTTAATGCGGTATGAATACTATGGCTATCCCTCTGATTTTCTATTTCGCTATCAAAAAGCCGTGGCAGCAACGACAGCAGCAGATGTACAGCGAGTGGCACAACAATATCTCAAACCAGATGCACTGATAACTTTGGTAGTGGGGAATCAAACCGCCATTAAACCGCCACTGACACAGCTAGCAACACAGGTAACGCCAATAGATGTAACAATTCCTGGTTCACCACAACCCCAGGCAAAAAATTAA